A region of Saccharococcus thermophilus DNA encodes the following proteins:
- a CDS encoding isoprenyl transferase translates to MFNKIRKNKGEEFFSPDSYTKEEILRNPIPKHVAIIMDGNGRWAKKRALPRAVGHYEGMQVVRKITRFANELGIQILSLYAFSTENWKRPKSEVDYLMKLPEQFLTTFLPELVEENVKVRVMGHTEQLPEHTRRAVEKAICETKENTGLILNFALNYGSRAEITCAMQQIAKEVQKGKLAPEAITEELISSYLMTKDLVDPDLLIRTSGEIRLSNFMLWQLAYTEFWFTDVLWPDFTEQHLLEAIAAFQKRDRRFGGVSAR, encoded by the coding sequence ATGTTTAATAAAATCCGAAAAAATAAAGGGGAAGAATTTTTTTCACCCGATAGCTACACAAAAGAAGAAATACTGCGAAATCCGATCCCAAAACATGTCGCCATCATTATGGACGGAAACGGGAGATGGGCAAAAAAACGGGCGCTGCCGCGAGCGGTCGGCCACTACGAAGGGATGCAAGTCGTTCGTAAAATTACTCGTTTTGCCAATGAACTCGGCATTCAAATATTATCGTTATATGCTTTTTCAACAGAGAATTGGAAGCGGCCAAAAAGCGAAGTGGATTATTTAATGAAGCTTCCGGAACAGTTTTTAACGACATTTCTTCCTGAATTGGTTGAAGAAAATGTAAAAGTGCGGGTTATGGGCCATACGGAGCAGCTTCCTGAACATACCCGCAGAGCGGTGGAAAAAGCGATTTGCGAAACAAAGGAAAATACAGGGCTTATTCTCAATTTCGCTTTAAACTATGGGAGCCGCGCGGAAATTACATGCGCGATGCAGCAGATTGCGAAGGAAGTGCAAAAAGGGAAACTTGCACCGGAAGCAATTACGGAAGAATTAATATCCTCTTACTTAATGACAAAAGATTTGGTTGATCCAGATTTACTCATTCGCACAAGCGGCGAAATACGGTTAAGCAATTTTATGCTATGGCAGCTTGCCTATACGGAATTTTGGTTTACCGATGTCCTATGGCCGGATTTTACCGAGCAACATTTATTAGAAGCGATTGCTGCCTTTCAAAAGCGCGATCGCCGTTTTGGAGGAGTTTCAGCACGATGA